In the Desulfuromonas sp. DDH964 genome, GGGCTTCCACAACTGACATCGTTACCCGGCTTTTCATTCAGGTCAACACCGCCAGGATGCAGGCCAATCCTTTGACCATTAAGGGAAAATGGGGACAGATTTATTTTCTCTCCCCCACCTCCATAAACGACAAACCGCCCGCCGGATTCTACTCCGGTCGGGCGGCTCTGAAAAATTGTCTCGATCTGGTCCTTGCCACGGCACCCCTCCGCTATTGCATGGGAATAGACCTCTCCTAAATACTTGCAAAGACCGCAGGCTGTCAATCATTTTGGCAGGTTCCACGCTCTGCCCGGCCCTCACCTGTGTTTGTTGCCTCAGCCCGCCAGCAGCGGACCAACCACCCGTTCCACCTCCGCCACCGTCACTCCCCGCACCAGCAACCGCTTGTGCCGGGAGGTCTCGCCGGCGAGCAGTTCCACCGCCCCCTTGGCGACGCCGAAGAACTTGGCGAAGTATTCGCAGCAGCACTTGTTGGCGGCACCGTCGACGGGGGGCGAGGTGAGGCGGACTTTCAGTTCCTCCCCCTGGACGCCGGCGATCTGGTTGCGGCTGGCGCGCGGCTGGACCAACAGGGCGATCACCGCGCCGCGCGGGTCGGCGCTCAGCCAGACGGGCATCAGGGTTTTTCGTCCGTCGCCGCCGGGCGTCCGTCGAAGGGGAGGCGTTCTTCGAGCAGGCGGTCGTCACGGGTCTGGTCGGTGAGCGCTACGACGTCGAGGTCGAGCAGGCGCATGTGGCTCTCGACCAGGGTGCGCAGGGAGGTTTCGAAGGAGATCTTCTGCCGCTTCAGGTCCTGGATTTCATTGATCAGCTGGATGCGGCGGTCTTCGGCATCGCGCATGATCCGCTCGGCGCGCAGCTGGGCATCGGCGGTAATGATGTCGGCCTCGCGGCGGGCGTTGGCCTTGAGCTCGTCGGTCACCCGCTGGGTCGTCACCAGCGTCTCCTTCAGCGTCGCCTCGCGCTGGCGCATCTCCTCCAGGCTCGCCCGGGTCCGCGCCAGCTCCTCCTTGGTCTCCTGGTGCTGACGCATGAAGCTCTCCAGCTCGTCGGCGATCATTTCGAGGAAATGATCAACGCCGGCCTTGTCGTAGCCGAAGGGACGGGTTTTGAACTGGTACTGCTGGATGTCGATGGGGGTGATGCGCATGGCGAAGGCCTCGTCAGAAACGGTAGGCAAGCTGGGCGAGCAGTTCGAGCAGCAGCCGGCGCAGCAGGGATATACCGAGCAAAAGGATGATCGGCGAAAAGTCGATACCGCCGAACTGGGACGGGATGTAGCGGCGGATGAAGGCGAGGGGCGGTTCCGTCACCTGGTAGAGGAAGCGTACGATCGGGTTGTAAGGGTCGGGGTTGACCCAGGAGACCAGGGCGCGCCCGATGACGATGAAGGTGTATATCTGGAAGATCAGGCCGATCACCTCGGCCAAGGTCGATAGGAGCACGTTCATTGTCGATTCCTTCCCGGCGATCCGGCCTGGATGGCGAGGTCGCACTGAGCCCCATTTTATAGCCGATGCTGGCTCGAGGTGTCAAACCAAATCCCCGCCGGGGGCCACCCAAGGCTTTGACTTTCCCGCGGAAAACCGCTAAAGTGACGCCCCGGAACGGGTGTTCCGCACACCGCGCACCGCAAATGACATCGATTCGACAAAGGGGAACCAGCATGAAACGGACCAACAACCTGCGAATCCGGGGGCTGACCCCGATTATCGCCCCGGCCGACCTGAAACAGGTCTTTCCGCTTTCCGTCGAAGGGGCGGAGTTTGTTACCAGCGCCCGGCAACAGGTCATCGATATTCTCGCCGGCCGCGACCGCCGCCTGATGGCGGTGGTCGGTCCCTGCTCGATCCATGACGCCCGGGCCGCCCGCGACTACGCCCGCCACCTCGCCGAACTCGGCCGCGAACTGCGAGACCAGCTGCTGCTGGTGATGCGCGTCTACTTCGAAAAGCCACGCACCACCATCGG is a window encoding:
- a CDS encoding YggT family protein; the encoded protein is MNVLLSTLAEVIGLIFQIYTFIVIGRALVSWVNPDPYNPIVRFLYQVTEPPLAFIRRYIPSQFGGIDFSPIILLLGISLLRRLLLELLAQLAYRF
- a CDS encoding DUF167 domain-containing protein, with the protein product MPVWLSADPRGAVIALLVQPRASRNQIAGVQGEELKVRLTSPPVDGAANKCCCEYFAKFFGVAKGAVELLAGETSRHKRLLVRGVTVAEVERVVGPLLAG
- a CDS encoding DivIVA domain-containing protein, yielding MRITPIDIQQYQFKTRPFGYDKAGVDHFLEMIADELESFMRQHQETKEELARTRASLEEMRQREATLKETLVTTQRVTDELKANARREADIITADAQLRAERIMRDAEDRRIQLINEIQDLKRQKISFETSLRTLVESHMRLLDLDVVALTDQTRDDRLLEERLPFDGRPAATDEKP